From the genome of Syntrophorhabdaceae bacterium:
AACGGGCTCCACGGGAGGAGCCTCCCCGTGGCAACGGGCATCAAGCTCGCAAACCACGAGATGCTCGTCATGGCAGTAGGCGGCGATGGCGATGGTTACGGAGAAGGGGGAAACCATCTGATCCATGCGATGAGGAGAAACATCGGCGTCAAGGTTTTTGTCCACGATAATCAGATATATGGCCTCACAAAAGGACAGGCATCGCCGACGAGCATTGAGGGAATGGTCACAAAAAATCAGCCCTTCGGCGTCCTTTCAGAACAATTCAATCCCATGGCAGTGGCTGTTGCCCTCGATTGCAGTTTTGTCGGAAGGGGATATTCCGGTGACCCCGAACATCTGAAAGAACTTATGAAATCCGCAATGAGCCATAAGGGGTTCTCCCTTGTGGATATCCTCCAGCCGTGCGTATCCTTCAACAGGATAAACACATACGAATGGTATGGACAACGTGTCTACCGACTGGGGCCTGACCATAATCCGGAGGACAGGGCGGGCGCCTTTGCGAGGGCCCTTGAGTGGGGCGAAAGGATACCGATTGGGATCATCTACCGGAACAACCGCCGCACCTTTGAAGAAAGAATCCCGGTTATTCAGGACAAACCACTTGTGAAACAGACTGCCCCCTTCGGAGATCTGAAAGAAAAGATAAAGGAGACGCTGAAAGGGTACTATTGAATTGAATCGATAAGGAGGATGGGTGGATGAATGTCAAAGCTGTTCAAAAGATTTGCTACGGTGTGTATATTATCAGCTCCAGGAAAGGGGAAAAGATCAACGGACAGATTGCAAATACCGTTTTTCAGATCACTTCAGATCCCCCGACCATAGCGGTCAGCATCAACAAGCAGAACCTGACCCACGAATATATCAAAGAGAGCAGGGTTTTTACCGTCTCTATGCTCTCGAAAGAGACCCCCATGACCTTGATCGGTTTATTCGGTTACAAGTCGGGGAGGGATGTTGACAAGTTCAGCGGCACTCGTTTTAAGACAGGTGTAACGAAAGCCCCTATCATTCTCGACAGCACCATCGGCTATCTCGAATGTGAGGTATTAAGCGAAACAGATGTAGGGACCCATACGATCTTTATCGGTAAGGTCGTTGACTCTGAGGTCTTAAGCAGCGCAGAACCGATGACGTATGCATAT
Proteins encoded in this window:
- a CDS encoding 2-oxoacid:ferredoxin oxidoreductase subunit beta, yielding MPTSDDYKGQTPAWCPGCGNFSILKVFKEALAELGIEPHQLAIVSGIGQAGKFPHYIRCNTFNGLHGRSLPVATGIKLANHEMLVMAVGGDGDGYGEGGNHLIHAMRRNIGVKVFVHDNQIYGLTKGQASPTSIEGMVTKNQPFGVLSEQFNPMAVAVALDCSFVGRGYSGDPEHLKELMKSAMSHKGFSLVDILQPCVSFNRINTYEWYGQRVYRLGPDHNPEDRAGAFARALEWGERIPIGIIYRNNRRTFEERIPVIQDKPLVKQTAPFGDLKEKIKETLKGYY